The Mesomycoplasma ovipneumoniae genome includes a region encoding these proteins:
- the rplD gene encoding 50S ribosomal protein L4: MNKNTPISIQNAKYENIVKFNPDKALPEVLFEKRELKTQAIFDSILAERASRRFSTHKVKNRGEVSGTGKKPWKQKSTGKARAGSRRSPIFVGGGRAFGPTTLRNYTLKVNKKVKKLAFVGALSQLAQNHQVLVNDFSMDKISTKLLVEQLKTFKIDKLRHILIASTDTNLFLSARNLPNVELVKPNSITVESLVKTDLLIISENDISSLKKRIEDERK; encoded by the coding sequence ATGAATAAAAACACACCAATTTCAATTCAGAACGCAAAATACGAAAATATTGTTAAATTTAACCCTGACAAAGCTCTTCCAGAAGTTTTATTTGAAAAAAGAGAACTAAAAACTCAAGCTATTTTTGACTCAATTTTGGCCGAAAGAGCCTCACGTCGTTTTTCAACTCACAAAGTTAAAAACCGTGGCGAAGTTTCAGGGACAGGTAAAAAACCTTGAAAACAAAAATCAACCGGGAAAGCCCGTGCTGGATCAAGAAGATCACCAATTTTTGTTGGTGGGGGTCGCGCTTTTGGACCGACAACTTTAAGAAATTACACTCTAAAAGTAAACAAAAAAGTAAAAAAACTAGCTTTTGTTGGTGCCCTTTCCCAACTAGCTCAAAATCACCAAGTTTTAGTAAATGATTTTTCAATGGACAAAATTTCAACTAAACTTCTGGTAGAACAGTTAAAAACCTTTAAAATTGATAAACTTCGTCACATTTTAATCGCCTCAACTGATACAAATTTATTTTTATCAGCAAGAAATTTACCAAATGTCGAGTTAGTAAAACCTAATTCAATAACAGTTGAATCACTAGTAAAAACTGACTTGCTAATCATTTCCGAAAATGATATTTCAAGTCTTAAAAAAAGGATTGAAGATGAACGTAAATAA
- a CDS encoding ATP-binding cassette domain-containing protein, with amino-acid sequence MIKIKNLTKNFNRRAIFKNFNLDIPSNELVFVVGPSGIGKTTLINLIANFSQKDKGEILFYKDNKVVKNPLIDVVFQDFNLIESATGMENIKIGANAINFNIDEKNIEENASFVNISKENLANKVSDLSGGQKQRIAILRSLARESDFILLDEPTGNLDVENAEILFEKIQILKKNKTILIVSHNLDLAKKYGDRIIYLKNESVLEIDKIEEINKGESLNKTDYNFKFEKKPLKISDKLKSIILFLKLDFKNKIIITALLIITFLISILSLNLFATLDTQANAVDSRRIYQYNLDSFEVQKKRIAPFFDEEIEKFNTKKDIVNKIIPIYSTQNFAFTYTNNDKELISEKNSIELIDQSDFFKNRFKFDDKNLQGNFIQNEDEIIISNSVVTKLKITDPIGKKIKIRAIRNSNVDEIPTIFEVTIVGVNFSTDAFRGIPSFLHYNLAKKINEAFFVKNTVGDSLFSDITIAPLNARNFEVFVVEKKHFLKDLKVENLKISDGELPKNKDEIVVSVNTIDEINNIIDDFNNRVTELNKNNNFKIDKYEKLKIGSKVELSNKNGQDIPFKIVGTFDLKENHHLQEQKSEVGAPEEQRREFKNHIIMHNDGDQYRNEIRPYAAKVFLKSDNINENLDSFKKDFPNYWYSKDLDSIKILLLSSTFLVKAVLLAIQVILIVLLVIFSVLYAKNLTQSKLKSIGILKSLGEKTKKIFLLHILNIFAISFLILISGLIISLPSMPYFYNLITTTDFISPTYTQIFINFIAIWFSISLLIFLIYFFISLKYYKKPVTELLKNSL; translated from the coding sequence ATGATAAAAATTAAAAATCTAACTAAAAATTTTAACCGAAGAGCTATTTTTAAAAATTTTAACTTAGACATACCATCTAATGAGTTGGTCTTTGTCGTTGGACCTTCCGGAATTGGGAAAACTACTCTTATTAATCTAATCGCTAATTTTAGTCAAAAAGATAAAGGTGAAATTCTTTTCTATAAAGATAACAAAGTTGTTAAAAACCCTTTAATTGACGTTGTTTTTCAAGATTTTAACCTAATTGAATCTGCTACTGGTATGGAAAATATTAAAATTGGTGCAAATGCAATAAATTTTAATATCGATGAAAAGAATATTGAAGAAAATGCAAGTTTTGTTAATATTTCAAAAGAAAATTTAGCAAATAAAGTGAGTGATTTATCAGGTGGTCAAAAACAACGAATCGCAATTTTGCGATCATTAGCGCGTGAATCTGACTTTATTTTGTTAGATGAGCCTACTGGAAATCTTGATGTTGAAAATGCTGAAATTCTTTTTGAAAAAATACAAATATTAAAGAAAAATAAAACTATTTTGATAGTTAGCCACAATTTAGATCTTGCTAAAAAATACGGCGATAGAATAATTTACCTAAAAAATGAGTCTGTATTAGAAATTGATAAAATCGAAGAAATAAATAAAGGTGAATCTTTAAATAAAACTGATTATAATTTTAAATTTGAAAAAAAACCTTTAAAAATAAGTGACAAATTAAAATCAATTATTTTATTTTTGAAGCTAGATTTTAAAAATAAAATAATTATTACAGCTTTACTAATTATCACATTTCTAATTAGCATTTTAAGTCTAAATTTATTTGCTACACTTGATACGCAAGCAAATGCTGTTGACTCGCGACGAATTTATCAATACAATTTGGATTCTTTTGAGGTTCAAAAAAAGAGAATTGCACCATTTTTTGACGAAGAAATCGAGAAATTCAATACTAAAAAAGACATTGTTAATAAAATTATTCCCATTTATTCAACTCAAAACTTTGCTTTTACTTATACTAATAACGACAAAGAATTAATTTCTGAGAAAAATTCTATTGAATTAATCGACCAATCTGATTTTTTTAAAAATAGGTTTAAATTTGACGACAAAAACCTTCAAGGTAATTTTATACAAAATGAAGATGAGATAATTATTTCAAATTCAGTTGTCACAAAATTAAAAATTACTGATCCTATTGGTAAAAAAATTAAAATTAGAGCTATACGTAATTCGAATGTTGATGAAATTCCAACGATTTTTGAAGTCACTATTGTCGGAGTAAATTTTTCAACTGATGCCTTTCGCGGAATACCTTCTTTTTTACATTATAATTTAGCGAAAAAAATTAATGAAGCTTTTTTTGTTAAAAACACAGTCGGCGATTCGCTTTTCAGTGACATAACAATCGCTCCTTTGAATGCAAGAAATTTTGAAGTATTTGTAGTTGAAAAAAAACATTTTTTAAAAGATTTAAAGGTAGAAAATTTAAAAATTAGTGATGGTGAGCTTCCTAAAAATAAAGATGAAATTGTTGTTTCAGTTAACACTATTGATGAAATAAATAATATTATAGATGATTTTAACAATAGAGTTACTGAATTAAACAAAAATAATAATTTTAAAATCGACAAATACGAGAAACTAAAAATAGGGTCTAAAGTTGAATTATCAAACAAAAATGGACAAGATATTCCTTTTAAAATAGTTGGAACTTTTGATCTAAAGGAAAACCATCATTTACAGGAACAAAAATCTGAAGTTGGCGCTCCCGAAGAACAAAGACGTGAATTTAAGAACCATATCATAATGCATAATGATGGTGATCAATATAGAAACGAAATAAGACCATATGCTGCAAAAGTATTCTTAAAATCTGACAATATCAATGAAAATTTAGACTCATTTAAGAAAGATTTCCCAAATTATTGATATTCAAAAGATCTTGACTCAATAAAAATTTTACTTTTAAGCTCCACTTTTTTAGTAAAAGCAGTACTACTTGCTATCCAAGTAATTCTTATAGTTTTATTGGTAATTTTTTCAGTTCTTTATGCAAAAAATCTAACACAATCAAAATTAAAATCAATTGGAATTCTTAAATCGCTAGGCGAAAAAACTAAAAAAATCTTTTTGTTACACATATTAAATATTTTTGCAATTTCTTTCTTAATTTTAATATCAGGACTAATAATAAGTTTGCCTAGCATGCCATATTTTTATAATTTGATAACAACCACTGATTTTATAAGTCCAACTTATACACAAATTTTTATCAATTTCATTGCAATTTGATTCTCAATTAGCTTACTTATTTTTCTTATCTACTTCTTCATATCATTAAAATATTACAAAAAACCTGTTACTGAGCTTCTTAAAAATAGTTTATAA
- the rplC gene encoding 50S ribosomal protein L3 — protein sequence MKGILGRKIGMTQLFTVEGVSIPVSVIEVPENIVTKILTKEKDNYEAIQLGVFDKKQSAHKKPELGHFAKADTKPKKFVREFRDFPGLKLGQTINVSIFSAGEFVDVIGTSKGKGFAGPIKRHNQAIGPRSHGGGGGSKPIRQTGSLGDISGNKVVKGMTMPGRLGHSRVTKQSLEIVKVDQENNLLIVKGSIPGPKKSFVMIRTAIKKSTSKTPINLFEVSPKDQELKHE from the coding sequence ATGAAAGGAATTTTAGGTAGAAAAATTGGAATGACGCAACTTTTTACAGTTGAAGGTGTTTCAATTCCTGTTAGCGTCATTGAAGTTCCTGAAAACATAGTTACAAAAATTCTTACTAAAGAAAAAGATAACTATGAAGCAATTCAGCTCGGTGTTTTTGATAAAAAGCAATCAGCTCACAAAAAACCTGAACTAGGTCATTTTGCAAAAGCTGATACTAAACCGAAAAAATTTGTTCGTGAATTCCGTGATTTTCCAGGTTTAAAATTAGGTCAAACCATTAATGTTTCAATTTTTAGCGCAGGTGAATTTGTTGATGTAATTGGAACTTCAAAAGGAAAAGGTTTTGCTGGTCCAATTAAACGTCACAATCAAGCAATCGGACCTAGATCTCACGGTGGTGGGGGTGGTTCAAAACCAATTCGTCAAACTGGTTCACTTGGAGATATTTCTGGAAACAAAGTTGTTAAAGGGATGACAATGCCAGGACGTCTTGGACATTCTCGGGTAACTAAACAGTCACTTGAAATTGTCAAAGTTGATCAGGAAAATAATTTATTAATAGTAAAAGGTTCAATTCCTGGTCCAAAAAAATCATTTGTTATGATAAGAACCGCAATTAAAAAATCAACTTCTAAAACTCCCATTAATCTTTTTGAAGTTAGTCCCAAAGATCAGGAGTTAAAACATGAATAA
- the rpsJ gene encoding 30S ribosomal protein S10, with product MSTTSIKIKFKSFDHRQIDAAAKKVILLARELNVETCGPVPLPTSRAIYTILRSVHVNKKSREQFESRTHKRLVILKVSPNNQKAVTEKISRTQLPAGVWLEIEVN from the coding sequence ATGAGCACAACATCAATAAAAATTAAGTTCAAATCGTTTGACCACCGTCAAATTGATGCTGCTGCTAAAAAGGTTATTCTTTTAGCACGTGAACTTAATGTCGAGACATGTGGCCCGGTACCGCTGCCAACTTCAAGAGCGATTTATACAATTTTGAGATCTGTCCACGTTAATAAAAAATCTCGTGAACAATTTGAAAGTCGCACTCACAAACGGCTAGTAATTTTAAAAGTTTCGCCAAACAATCAAAAAGCAGTTACAGAAAAAATTTCACGAACACAATTGCCAGCTGGCGTTTGATTAGAAATCGAGGTAAATTAA
- a CDS encoding M28 family peptidase, translating into MLFFQKITMMGYVLSPVFPHDSNKKMLSIIDDLNISWNILSKNSDNINYENEKNFFQNSLWNSFFIYWFYNYDKMLDKYFDFSKLKSYDNYFDQSLKNYIYNFLTFIKEQFKNNLDFFDKILKNKLIYTNMMVNFLNFPSIPGFEKNYIEKLFGDKIHKKTSGGYLSKNNKNNNVLFINHSDEVGGIAIAGEVFNQGTTYFDSGVFEIFDQNSEKINEISCVKVDNLIFSEEKSRKINQPNLKCLGIPENGIYQVLPKSEVKISGFTIFSRNQDNKISNILTRILLHIDKKFDILLTTKEEIQLQGTKDFFVTNQVKKYKFLVNIDVCEDENWDNEGIKIRLADTFTAHNIVFYNKIVEIFQKNNIPFRPYFGSGSTDITNFQNQNAITLSIPVSKIHSNSSMSLIKNFFFLLWICKEINDNIF; encoded by the coding sequence ATGCTTTTTTTTCAAAAAATTACGATGATGGGCTATGTTCTAAGTCCAGTTTTTCCACATGATTCAAATAAAAAAATGCTAAGTATAATTGATGATTTAAACATTTCTTGAAATATACTAAGCAAAAACTCAGACAATATTAATTACGAAAACGAAAAAAATTTCTTTCAAAATAGTCTATGAAATAGTTTCTTTATTTATTGGTTTTATAATTATGACAAAATGCTTGATAAATATTTTGATTTTTCAAAATTAAAAAGCTACGATAATTATTTTGACCAATCGTTAAAAAATTATATCTATAATTTTTTAACTTTTATAAAAGAACAATTTAAAAACAATTTGGATTTTTTTGACAAAATACTAAAAAACAAGCTAATTTATACAAATATGATGGTAAATTTTTTGAATTTTCCATCAATCCCGGGCTTTGAAAAAAATTATATTGAAAAACTGTTTGGTGATAAAATTCATAAAAAAACAAGCGGCGGTTATTTATCAAAAAATAATAAGAATAACAATGTTTTATTCATAAATCACAGCGATGAAGTAGGTGGTATTGCAATAGCTGGCGAGGTTTTTAATCAAGGAACGACTTATTTTGACTCAGGCGTTTTTGAAATATTTGACCAGAATTCAGAAAAAATTAATGAAATTTCTTGTGTCAAAGTTGACAATCTAATTTTTTCTGAAGAAAAAAGTAGAAAAATAAATCAGCCTAATTTAAAGTGTCTTGGAATCCCTGAAAATGGAATTTACCAAGTTTTACCCAAAAGTGAGGTAAAAATTTCCGGATTTACTATCTTTTCACGAAATCAAGATAATAAAATTTCTAACATATTAACTAGAATTCTTTTGCATATTGATAAAAAATTTGATATTCTTCTGACAACAAAAGAAGAAATTCAACTACAAGGAACAAAAGATTTTTTTGTTACTAATCAAGTTAAAAAATACAAATTTTTGGTCAATATTGATGTTTGCGAGGACGAAAATTGAGATAATGAAGGTATAAAAATAAGATTAGCTGATACTTTTACGGCACATAATATTGTTTTTTATAATAAAATTGTTGAAATTTTTCAAAAAAATAACATTCCTTTTAGACCTTATTTTGGTTCAGGTTCGACTGATATCACTAATTTTCAAAATCAAAATGCCATAACTTTATCAATTCCGGTCTCAAAAATACATTCTAATTCCTCGATGTCACTAATAAAAAATTTTTTCTTTTTGCTTTGAATTTGCAAGGAAATAAATGACAATATTTTTTAA